In Dehalococcoidia bacterium, one DNA window encodes the following:
- a CDS encoding endonuclease MutS2: MDEKTLTTLEFDKILARLAAHTSFSAGRELALALRPSADHGEVVRRQRLTAEARRFREISARRGLGGVHDIRPPANKANLGGVLEPTELLDVAATLSAAHDLRDVLTRLSEPLPLLAETAGRIADLADVAADIYRCISPRAEVVDNASPMLAVLRRDLRTVHDRLYARLQELINSAEMRPVIQEPIITLRDGRYVIPVKAEMRGHLQGIVHDVSASGATVFMEPLSVVELGNTWRETQLEEQREVERILRRLSSLVGRHAHAIELSIEALAEIDLALAKARLAEDMGAFELPYEGERQPWITEAPSLLNLVNARHPLLAGDVVPISLSVGGNYSVLLITGPNTGGKTVALKTVGLLTAMAQAGLPVPADAGSRMPVFASLHADIGDEQSIEQSLSTFSSHMTNIIAALRDAGPNSLVLLDELGAGTDPGEGAALARALLEHLLRIGCLTIATTHHGELKVFAHGTEGIMNASVEFDAETLAPTYRISIGLPGSSNALAIAERLGLPAGIIERARESIDPDQARAESLLAAIQREKAEAADARRAEMLARKEAEEIRSGLEEKLDAIDREREQIIAATRAQAEEELARIRQLIAHAGRRIERAKPEAAAEKVAAAEARLETLKPPPAPKRRRRGGDTVPPEEIQPGDLVWVRGLGRFGEALSTPDAKGEVKIRLGALRSTVSLKKVEKVQRVKAHGPTLGGTAVPPPPATVASEIELRGRLVDEALPDLDKYLDDAFRAGLPWVRIIHGRGTGTLARAVRHALSLHPLVRSHEPAPREEGGDGVTIAHLAT, from the coding sequence ATGGACGAAAAGACCCTCACCACCCTCGAATTCGACAAAATACTCGCCCGCCTTGCGGCCCACACCTCCTTCTCCGCCGGCCGCGAGCTCGCCCTCGCGCTGCGCCCCTCGGCCGACCACGGCGAGGTCGTCCGCAGGCAGCGCCTCACCGCCGAAGCGCGCCGATTCCGCGAGATCAGCGCCCGCAGGGGTCTGGGCGGCGTCCACGACATACGGCCTCCGGCGAACAAGGCCAATCTCGGCGGCGTCCTCGAGCCCACGGAGCTCCTCGATGTCGCCGCCACCCTCTCGGCCGCCCACGATCTCCGCGACGTGCTCACCCGTCTCTCGGAGCCCCTTCCGCTGCTCGCTGAAACCGCGGGACGCATCGCCGACCTCGCCGACGTCGCCGCAGACATCTACCGCTGCATAAGCCCCCGCGCCGAAGTGGTCGACAACGCCAGCCCGATGCTCGCCGTCCTCCGGCGCGACCTCCGCACCGTCCACGACCGCCTCTACGCCCGGCTCCAGGAGCTGATCAACTCCGCGGAGATGCGCCCTGTAATTCAGGAGCCAATCATCACCCTGCGCGACGGCCGCTACGTCATACCGGTGAAGGCGGAAATGCGCGGCCACCTCCAGGGCATTGTCCACGACGTCTCCGCCAGCGGCGCCACCGTCTTCATGGAGCCGCTGTCGGTGGTGGAGCTCGGCAACACCTGGCGCGAGACACAACTCGAGGAGCAGCGCGAAGTGGAGCGCATCCTGCGACGCCTCAGCTCGCTCGTCGGACGGCACGCCCACGCCATCGAGCTCAGCATCGAGGCGCTGGCCGAGATCGACCTGGCCCTCGCGAAGGCGCGCCTGGCCGAGGACATGGGAGCGTTCGAGCTTCCATACGAAGGCGAGCGCCAGCCCTGGATCACGGAAGCGCCGTCGCTGCTTAACCTCGTGAACGCGCGCCACCCGCTGCTTGCGGGTGACGTCGTGCCCATTTCGCTGAGCGTCGGCGGCAACTACTCCGTGTTGCTCATCACCGGGCCCAACACCGGCGGCAAGACCGTCGCCCTCAAGACCGTCGGCCTGCTGACGGCGATGGCGCAGGCGGGGTTGCCCGTTCCCGCCGACGCCGGCAGCCGCATGCCCGTCTTCGCTTCCCTCCACGCTGACATCGGCGACGAGCAGAGCATCGAGCAGTCACTCTCGACGTTCAGCAGCCACATGACGAACATCATCGCCGCCCTCCGGGACGCCGGGCCCAACAGCCTCGTCCTCCTCGACGAGCTGGGCGCCGGCACGGATCCCGGCGAAGGCGCTGCCCTGGCCCGCGCGCTCCTCGAGCACCTGCTTCGCATCGGGTGTCTCACCATCGCCACAACGCACCACGGCGAGCTCAAGGTGTTCGCCCACGGCACGGAAGGGATCATGAACGCCAGCGTCGAGTTCGACGCGGAGACGCTCGCCCCCACCTATCGCATCTCCATCGGCCTGCCCGGCAGCAGCAACGCCCTCGCCATCGCCGAGCGGCTCGGCCTGCCCGCCGGGATCATCGAACGCGCCCGCGAGTCCATCGACCCCGACCAGGCGCGCGCCGAGAGTCTGCTCGCCGCCATCCAGCGCGAGAAAGCGGAGGCCGCCGACGCCCGCCGCGCCGAGATGCTCGCTCGCAAGGAGGCGGAAGAGATACGCAGCGGCCTGGAAGAGAAGCTCGACGCCATCGACCGCGAGCGCGAGCAGATCATCGCCGCTACACGCGCGCAGGCGGAGGAGGAGCTTGCCCGCATACGTCAGCTTATCGCCCACGCCGGACGCCGCATCGAGCGTGCGAAGCCGGAGGCCGCCGCTGAGAAGGTCGCCGCCGCCGAGGCGCGCCTCGAGACGTTGAAGCCGCCGCCGGCGCCCAAGCGACGCCGACGTGGGGGCGACACCGTCCCGCCGGAGGAGATACAGCCCGGTGACCTCGTCTGGGTGCGCGGACTCGGCCGCTTCGGCGAGGCGCTCTCGACGCCCGACGCCAAGGGCGAGGTAAAGATACGCCTGGGCGCCCTGCGCAGCACCGTCTCGCTGAAGAAGGTGGAGAAGGTGCAGCGGGTGAAGGCGCACGGCCCCACGCTGGGCGGCACGGCCGTCCCGCCTCCCCCGGCGACCGTCGCCTCGGAGATCGAGCTGCGCGGCCGCCTCGTCGATGAGGCCCTGCCCGACCTGGACAAGTACCTCGACGACGCGTTCCGCGCCGGACTGCCATGGGTGCGGATCATCCACGGCCGCGGGACGGGGACGCTGGCGCGGGCGGTGCGACACGCGTTATCGCTGCACCCGCTGGTGCGCTCGCACGAGCCTGCCCCGCGCGAAGAGGGCGGCGACGGCGTCACCATCGCCCACCTCGCCACCTAG